In Streptomyces longhuiensis, the following proteins share a genomic window:
- a CDS encoding PucR family transcriptional regulator: MVLFSALSDTRDEGEILRLAMDHIAAAGPYSAEAGYLSVEGDLVPNPGDGQTHASAVDRRVRELAGQDGDVTVPGRPWGRALGLRGLEGLHGYLVVTSRSRPTEAERSLLATLVRHTADAMSAAFTHRHQREDALELHRLREERTALQQQLISVVAELRCQRAIHALMADVAASGGGEEAITRALHELTGLPALVEDRFGRLRSWTGPSRPDPYPEPDPVRRDEMLRAVAREVGPVRIEDRLTTLIRPHGEILGVLALVDARGEADEHTVLALEHAATSLALELAHLRNLAEVELRLHRELVDDLLAGTDEASAYARSEAVGHDLHRSQYIVVVQWSNRTVDDSFAQTVGRAASAVGMRSLLTRRSDHVVLVADDRPHARALYEALARETGTRSGTIGVSALCDSLDDIPHRYQEAQRALEVRRHSHERYGTTFFDELGLYRVLGPGNDYRELETFVHEWLGQLIDYDSRHHTAMVETLSRYFDCGGNYDETAESLAIHRSTLRYRLQRIRDISGNDLANVEDRLNLQVATRVWTIVLGGPG; this comes from the coding sequence ATGGTGCTCTTCAGCGCACTGTCCGACACCCGCGACGAAGGCGAGATCCTGCGCCTGGCCATGGACCACATAGCCGCCGCAGGGCCATACAGCGCCGAGGCCGGCTACCTCAGCGTCGAAGGCGACCTGGTCCCCAACCCGGGGGACGGGCAGACCCATGCCTCGGCCGTGGACCGAAGGGTGCGGGAGCTGGCCGGGCAAGACGGCGATGTGACCGTACCCGGCCGACCCTGGGGCCGGGCTCTGGGGCTACGCGGACTTGAGGGACTCCATGGCTACCTCGTGGTGACGTCCCGCTCCCGACCCACCGAGGCCGAGCGCTCCCTGCTCGCCACGCTCGTCCGGCACACCGCTGATGCCATGTCAGCCGCCTTCACACACCGCCACCAACGCGAGGACGCGCTGGAGCTGCACCGGCTGAGGGAGGAACGGACGGCCCTCCAGCAGCAGCTGATCTCCGTCGTCGCTGAGCTGAGGTGCCAGCGTGCCATTCACGCCCTCATGGCCGACGTCGCCGCCTCGGGCGGCGGCGAGGAAGCCATCACCCGCGCACTGCACGAGCTCACCGGACTCCCCGCGCTGGTCGAAGACCGCTTCGGTCGGCTGAGGTCCTGGACCGGCCCCAGCCGCCCGGACCCCTATCCGGAGCCGGACCCCGTGCGCCGGGACGAAATGCTGCGCGCCGTTGCCCGGGAGGTCGGGCCGGTGCGGATAGAGGACCGGCTGACAACCCTGATCCGCCCGCACGGCGAGATCCTGGGGGTGCTGGCCCTGGTCGATGCCCGAGGCGAGGCCGACGAGCACACTGTGCTCGCGCTGGAACACGCCGCCACGTCGCTCGCCCTGGAGCTCGCACACCTGCGCAATCTGGCCGAAGTGGAGCTGAGGCTGCACCGCGAGCTGGTCGACGACCTCCTGGCAGGGACGGACGAGGCGAGCGCCTACGCCCGGTCCGAGGCAGTCGGACACGACCTGCACCGCAGTCAGTACATTGTCGTAGTGCAGTGGTCGAACCGGACTGTGGACGATTCCTTCGCGCAGACCGTGGGCCGAGCGGCCTCTGCCGTGGGCATGCGCTCGCTGCTGACCAGACGTTCCGACCACGTGGTCCTGGTCGCCGACGACAGGCCGCACGCCCGCGCGCTGTACGAGGCGCTCGCCCGGGAGACCGGGACACGGTCCGGGACGATCGGGGTGAGCGCCCTGTGCGACTCCCTGGACGACATCCCCCACCGCTACCAGGAGGCGCAGCGCGCCCTGGAAGTACGCCGCCACTCCCACGAGCGCTACGGCACGACATTCTTCGACGAGCTCGGCCTCTACCGCGTACTGGGACCTGGCAACGATTACCGGGAACTAGAGACATTCGTCCACGAGTGGCTCGGGCAGCTCATCGACTACGACTCCCGGCACCATACGGCCATGGTGGAGACCCTGTCCCGGTACTTCGACTGCGGCGGCAACTACGACGAGACCGCCGAATCCCTCGCGATCCACCGCAGCACGCTGCGTTATCGGCTCCAGCGCATCCGCGACATCAGCGGCAACGACCTCGCGAACGTCGAGGACCGCCTCAACCTCCAGGTGGCGACCCGAGTGTGGACCATCGTGCTGGGCGGACCTGGCTGA
- a CDS encoding chaperone modulator CbpM has translation MNDRPAEAAGIGRAGVGDRPVRTGADVTASTTVRYALVAVPRLSLDAVARRSGLHPDLIRRFVALGLVDAERDAAGHLVFDPTAPAVLARIQRLRTGLCLNYASIGLVLDLLDRISLLEAALRDRGTRSETPPWT, from the coding sequence ATGAACGACCGACCCGCGGAAGCGGCAGGCATCGGCCGGGCCGGCGTGGGCGACCGTCCGGTACGGACGGGCGCCGACGTCACCGCCTCGACGACTGTCCGGTACGCGCTTGTGGCCGTCCCCAGGCTCTCGCTGGACGCCGTGGCCCGTCGCTCGGGACTCCACCCCGATCTGATCCGCCGGTTCGTCGCCCTCGGCCTGGTCGACGCCGAACGCGACGCCGCGGGGCACCTGGTGTTCGACCCCACGGCCCCGGCGGTCCTCGCCCGCATCCAGCGGCTGCGCACCGGACTCTGCCTCAACTACGCATCCATCGGCCTTGTGCTCGACCTGCTCGACCGCATCAGCCTGCTCGAAGCCGCCCTGCGCGACCGAGGCACGAGGAGTGAAACACCCCCATGGACATGA
- the uvrA gene encoding excinuclease ABC subunit UvrA yields the protein MNKDATDPFVHVRGASENNLRNIDVDVPRDAMVAFTGVSGSGKSSLAFGTLYAEAQRRYFESVAPYARRLLQQVGAPHVQEITGLPPAVALQQRRGSPSSRSTVGTITTLSNLLRMLYSRAGTYPPRAARLEAESFSPNTTAGACPECHGLGVVHDVAEDLLVPDPSLSIREGAIAAWPGAWQGANLRSVVSGLGIDIDRPWRRLRKKDRDWLLYTDEQPSVYIEPEEDRVDYGYQGKFWSARKHVMHVLADSKSEKMRERALRFVRSVPCPECHGSGLRPEALAVTFAGRSIAEINAMPLTEVVALLRPVAGRSEADATTSTARSGETTEVAVRICGDLVARVDVLLDLGLGYLSLGRRSTTLSPGEAQRLRIATQLRSGLFGVVYVLDEPSAGLHPADAEPLMDVLDRLKAAGNSLFVVEHDMDVVRRADWVVDIGPGAGEGGGRVLYSGPVAGLERVGESATSQYLFGRAQPLDHRPRTPHGWLHLSGVSRHNLHDVSVDVPLCVLTAVTGVSGSGKSTLVTQVLAEVVRGHLGLVPEEPDEAQLEVDVQDASGVESFDRLVRVDQRPIGRTPRSNLATYTGMFDAVRKLYAATDEARARGYSAGRFSFNVSEGRCETCQGEGFVAVELLFLPGTYAPCPTCQGARYNAETLEVTYRGKNIAEVLALSVDAAAEFLSAVPAASRSLETLREVGLGYLRLGQPATELSGGEAQRIKLATELQRARRGHALYLLDEPTAGLHPSDVALLLRQLHRLVDAGNTVVLVEHDLDTIATADWVIDLGPGGGDAGGRVVAAGPPAKVARARRSATAPYLAARLARS from the coding sequence GTGAACAAGGACGCGACCGACCCCTTCGTGCATGTCCGGGGCGCCAGTGAGAACAACCTGCGGAACATCGATGTCGACGTTCCGCGGGACGCGATGGTCGCCTTCACCGGCGTCTCCGGTTCGGGCAAGTCCTCGCTCGCGTTCGGCACGCTCTACGCGGAGGCCCAACGGCGCTACTTCGAGTCCGTAGCACCGTACGCCCGAAGGCTGTTGCAACAGGTCGGCGCACCGCACGTGCAGGAAATCACCGGACTGCCACCCGCCGTGGCCCTGCAGCAGCGACGCGGGTCGCCCAGCTCGCGATCGACGGTCGGCACCATCACCACGCTGTCCAATCTGCTGCGCATGCTGTACTCCCGCGCCGGCACCTATCCGCCCCGGGCCGCGCGGCTGGAGGCCGAGTCGTTCTCACCCAACACCACGGCCGGCGCCTGCCCGGAGTGCCACGGACTGGGCGTCGTGCACGACGTCGCCGAGGACCTTCTCGTCCCGGACCCCTCGCTGAGCATCCGCGAGGGGGCGATCGCCGCCTGGCCGGGCGCGTGGCAGGGTGCCAACCTGCGCAGTGTCGTGAGCGGCCTGGGGATCGACATCGACCGACCGTGGCGCAGGCTCAGGAAGAAGGACCGGGACTGGCTGCTGTACACGGACGAGCAGCCCTCCGTGTACATCGAGCCGGAGGAGGACCGCGTCGACTACGGCTACCAGGGCAAGTTCTGGAGCGCCCGCAAGCACGTCATGCACGTCCTCGCCGACTCCAAGAGCGAGAAGATGCGCGAACGGGCGCTCCGGTTCGTCAGGAGTGTGCCTTGCCCCGAGTGTCACGGCAGCGGACTGCGGCCCGAGGCGCTCGCCGTGACCTTCGCCGGACGTTCCATCGCCGAGATCAACGCGATGCCGCTCACCGAGGTCGTGGCGCTGCTGCGGCCCGTCGCGGGGCGGTCCGAGGCCGACGCCACCACGTCGACCGCCCGATCCGGGGAGACGACAGAGGTCGCGGTCCGGATCTGCGGCGATCTGGTCGCGCGGGTCGACGTACTGCTCGACCTGGGCCTCGGATATCTCAGCCTCGGGCGCCGCTCGACGACCCTGTCGCCCGGCGAGGCGCAGCGCCTGCGGATCGCCACCCAGCTGCGCTCGGGGCTGTTCGGCGTCGTCTACGTTCTCGACGAACCCTCCGCGGGCCTGCACCCGGCTGACGCGGAACCGCTGATGGACGTGCTGGACCGCCTCAAGGCGGCGGGCAACTCGCTGTTCGTCGTGGAGCACGACATGGATGTCGTACGGCGGGCGGACTGGGTGGTCGACATCGGCCCCGGCGCGGGTGAAGGCGGCGGACGCGTGCTGTACAGCGGCCCGGTCGCCGGTCTTGAGCGGGTCGGGGAGTCGGCCACGAGCCAGTACCTGTTCGGGCGTGCCCAGCCGCTCGATCACCGCCCGCGCACACCGCACGGCTGGCTGCACCTGAGCGGCGTCTCCCGCCACAATCTGCACGACGTGTCCGTCGACGTACCGCTCTGTGTACTGACGGCGGTGACGGGCGTGTCCGGTTCCGGAAAGTCGACGCTGGTGACGCAGGTGCTCGCCGAGGTCGTCCGCGGCCACCTCGGACTCGTACCTGAGGAGCCCGACGAGGCGCAGCTGGAGGTCGACGTCCAGGACGCGTCGGGGGTCGAGTCGTTCGACCGGCTGGTGCGGGTCGACCAACGGCCCATCGGCCGGACTCCCCGGTCCAACCTGGCCACGTACACGGGGATGTTCGACGCAGTGCGCAAGCTGTACGCGGCGACGGACGAGGCCAGGGCGCGCGGCTACTCGGCCGGGCGGTTCTCCTTCAACGTGTCCGAAGGGCGGTGCGAGACCTGCCAGGGCGAAGGATTCGTCGCGGTGGAACTGCTGTTCCTGCCCGGCACCTACGCGCCGTGCCCGACCTGCCAGGGCGCCCGGTACAACGCCGAAACTCTGGAAGTCACCTACCGCGGCAAGAACATCGCGGAAGTACTGGCGCTGTCCGTCGACGCCGCCGCCGAGTTCCTGTCAGCCGTCCCGGCCGCCTCCCGCAGTCTGGAGACGTTGCGTGAGGTGGGACTGGGGTACCTGCGGCTGGGCCAGCCCGCGACGGAACTCAGCGGTGGTGAGGCGCAACGCATCAAACTGGCCACCGAACTGCAGCGAGCCCGCCGCGGGCACGCGCTCTACCTGCTCGACGAGCCGACGGCGGGGCTGCACCCCTCGGACGTCGCGCTGCTGCTGCGACAGCTGCACCGGCTCGTCGACGCCGGCAACACGGTCGTCCTCGTCGAGCACGACCTGGACACGATCGCCACCGCCGACTGGGTCATCGACCTCGGGCCGGGCGGCGGCGACGCGGGCGGGCGGGTGGTCGCGGCGGGCCCGCCGGCCAAGGTGGCGAGGGCTCGCCGCAGCGCCACCGCGCCCTATCTCGCGGCCCGTCTAGCGCGCTCCTGA
- the grpE gene encoding nucleotide exchange factor GrpE has translation MPRHPQEPDRAASDPTEPAPEGAVRPPRGDLPQPGPPTRPEAGHDEPGPDAAGPAPAEDEYTTAIQELEDRWRRALADLDNLRKRHARELERERAVERSRTAAAFLPVLDNLELALTHAGADPSAIVEGIQAVRDQAVNILELLGYPRHAETGVAFDPARHEVVGVVQDPNAAPDTVVEVLRPGYGDGERQLRPAAVTVAKRK, from the coding sequence ATGCCCCGCCACCCCCAGGAACCCGACCGGGCTGCGTCGGATCCGACCGAACCGGCCCCGGAAGGGGCCGTACGCCCTCCCCGCGGGGATCTGCCCCAACCGGGCCCTCCGACCCGGCCGGAAGCAGGGCACGACGAACCGGGACCCGACGCCGCCGGCCCCGCGCCTGCCGAGGACGAGTACACGACCGCGATCCAGGAACTGGAGGACCGCTGGCGGCGCGCGCTCGCCGACCTCGACAACCTTCGCAAGCGCCACGCCAGGGAACTGGAGCGCGAACGGGCAGTCGAGCGGTCCCGCACCGCGGCCGCATTCCTGCCCGTCCTCGACAACCTCGAACTCGCCCTGACCCACGCCGGGGCCGATCCGAGCGCGATCGTGGAGGGCATCCAGGCCGTACGCGACCAGGCGGTGAACATCCTTGAACTGCTCGGCTACCCGCGCCACGCGGAGACAGGCGTCGCCTTCGACCCGGCCCGGCACGAGGTGGTCGGCGTCGTCCAGGACCCCAACGCCGCACCAGACACGGTCGTCGAGGTGCTGCGCCCGGGCTACGGGGACGGCGAAAGGCAGCTCAGACCCGCTGCCGTCACTGTCGCAAAGCGGAAGTGA
- a CDS encoding LysR family transcriptional regulator yields the protein MELRQLEQFIAVAEELSFTRAARRLHVVQSGVSAAIRSLERELGCALFERTSQQVRLTGAGAALLPEARATLHAAEAAQDAVRAAQDTLRGTVNVGAMASVEVVDLPALLGQLHALHPAIDVRLRLATTGSAGLAHALLSGDLDVAFLSLPEHKPAGIDARELATVPLVLVVSAAHPLAQRGEVALADLAGEPFVDFPPGYGNREVVDRAFAVAGVVRRVALEVPDIDMGAALVRHGLGIAFLPAFAVARTPGLQVLDVHGTMLRWSMYLGTSSTRRPSSALRALLELVDLHVIAL from the coding sequence GTGGAGCTACGTCAGCTGGAGCAGTTCATCGCGGTCGCCGAGGAGTTGAGTTTCACGCGTGCCGCCCGACGGCTGCACGTGGTGCAGTCCGGGGTGTCCGCCGCGATCCGCTCCCTGGAGCGCGAGCTCGGTTGCGCGCTGTTCGAGCGCACGTCGCAGCAGGTCCGGCTCACCGGGGCGGGCGCGGCGCTGCTGCCGGAGGCTCGGGCCACCCTGCACGCCGCCGAGGCGGCCCAGGACGCCGTGCGCGCCGCACAGGACACGCTGCGCGGCACGGTGAATGTGGGCGCCATGGCCTCGGTCGAGGTGGTGGACCTGCCTGCGCTCCTCGGGCAGCTGCACGCGCTGCATCCGGCGATCGACGTCCGGCTGCGGCTGGCGACGACCGGATCGGCGGGACTGGCGCACGCACTGCTCAGCGGGGACCTGGACGTGGCTTTCCTGTCGCTGCCCGAGCACAAACCCGCCGGGATCGACGCACGGGAGCTGGCCACCGTGCCGCTCGTCCTGGTGGTGAGCGCCGCCCATCCGCTCGCGCAGCGGGGGGAGGTGGCACTTGCGGACCTTGCGGGGGAGCCCTTCGTGGACTTCCCGCCGGGCTACGGCAACCGCGAGGTGGTCGACCGGGCGTTCGCGGTGGCGGGCGTCGTACGCCGGGTGGCACTGGAAGTGCCCGACATCGACATGGGGGCGGCACTGGTCCGGCACGGTCTGGGCATCGCCTTCCTGCCCGCGTTCGCCGTTGCCCGTACCCCCGGCCTGCAAGTCCTGGACGTCCACGGCACCATGCTCCGCTGGAGCATGTATCTCGGCACGTCGTCGACCCGGCGACCCAGCTCGGCCCTGCGGGCGCTGCTCGAGCTGGTCGACCTCCATGTCATCGCCCTGTGA
- a CDS encoding DnaJ C-terminal domain-containing protein: protein MARDFYEVLGVSRTASQDEIQQEYRKLARKYHPDVNKDPEAEERFKDLNEAYSVLSDPKTRARYDRFGEDFRKIPEDFDERVAAGAGSGFRARRTAGAGGPRVRYATGFGDDFAAEGVDIEDLLGSLFGAGAAPAGVPGADQEAELPLTVEEAYKGGRRTVTLAGPTGQPRRYEVDVPPGVTDGQRIRLAGEGGRGSGDAPAGDLYLRVRIQPHPRFRLDGRDVHVQVPVAPWEAALGATVPVPTPGGGTAKVTVPAGSSSGRRLRLRGEGMPNPRGANGDLYAELRVMVPPALGDRERELFEELAATSSFDPRRMR, encoded by the coding sequence ATGGCACGGGACTTCTACGAGGTGCTGGGCGTGTCGCGGACCGCGAGCCAGGACGAGATACAGCAGGAATATCGCAAACTCGCCCGCAAGTACCACCCCGACGTCAACAAGGACCCGGAGGCGGAGGAACGCTTCAAGGACCTCAACGAGGCGTACAGCGTCCTGTCGGACCCGAAGACCCGGGCCCGTTACGACCGCTTCGGCGAGGACTTCCGCAAGATCCCCGAGGACTTCGACGAACGGGTCGCGGCCGGAGCGGGCAGCGGCTTCCGCGCTCGGAGGACCGCAGGCGCGGGCGGCCCCCGTGTCCGGTACGCCACCGGCTTCGGCGACGACTTCGCAGCGGAGGGTGTCGACATCGAGGACCTGCTCGGCTCGCTCTTCGGAGCAGGCGCCGCACCCGCCGGTGTACCAGGAGCCGACCAGGAGGCCGAACTGCCGCTCACCGTCGAGGAGGCGTACAAGGGCGGCCGTCGCACCGTCACGCTCGCCGGTCCCACCGGGCAGCCGCGGCGCTACGAGGTCGACGTGCCACCGGGCGTCACCGACGGGCAGCGCATCCGGCTCGCGGGCGAGGGCGGCCGGGGCAGTGGGGACGCGCCCGCGGGCGACCTGTACCTGCGGGTGCGTATCCAGCCCCACCCCCGGTTCCGGCTGGACGGCCGCGACGTGCACGTCCAGGTCCCCGTAGCCCCCTGGGAGGCGGCCCTGGGTGCGACCGTCCCGGTGCCCACCCCCGGCGGTGGCACTGCCAAGGTCACGGTGCCCGCGGGCTCGTCCAGCGGTCGACGGCTGCGACTGCGCGGCGAGGGCATGCCGAACCCGCGCGGCGCGAACGGCGACCTGTACGCCGAACTCCGCGTCATGGTGCCGCCCGCCCTCGGCGACCGGGAGCGCGAACTGTTTGAGGAGCTCGCCGCCACCTCCTCGTTCGACCCCAGGAGGATGCGATGA
- the dnaK gene encoding molecular chaperone DnaK codes for MAKAVGIDLGTTNSVIAAWEGGEPSVVPNSEGNRTTPSVVAFTDTGERLVGQLARRQSILNPKGTIYSAKRFIGRHYDEISDEAKAVAYDVVEGDGGAARFKVRDKLYAPEEISAQVLRKLADDASKQLGERVTEAVITVPAYFNDAQRTATKDAGRIAGLEVLRIINEPTAAALAYGMDKKEHETVLVFDLGGGTFDVSILDVGDGVVEVRSTAGDSHLGGDDFDRRLVDYLADDFQKENGIDLRQDPQALQRLFEAAEKAKTELSSVTQTQVSLPFITADASGPKHLTDSIMRSTFEQITGDLVERCLGPVQQAMADAKVGESDIDEVILVGGSTRIPAVQALVRRLTGGKEPNMSVNPDEVVALGAAIQAGVLKGEVKDVLLLDVTPLSLGVETRGGVMTKIIERNTTIPVRRSETFSTAEDNQPAVDVVVLQGERELAADNRVLGRFQLTDIRPAPRGEPQIEVTFDIDANGILNVKARDRDTGKEQGITISESSNLDRSEVERMVQEAERNQGQDQALREAVDARNELDAVAYQVDKRLAELGDAAPAHEKARAEMLVSDARAAVKEEAGVERVRPLTSELQQVLAGLTAHQGAATTDGPGQDAATSRPTSGGDGGDDVIDAEFDKD; via the coding sequence ATGGCCAAGGCAGTGGGCATCGACCTGGGCACCACCAACTCGGTGATCGCCGCGTGGGAGGGCGGCGAGCCGTCCGTCGTGCCCAACAGCGAGGGCAACCGCACGACACCGTCTGTGGTGGCCTTCACCGATACCGGCGAGCGCCTGGTGGGCCAGCTGGCCCGGCGCCAGTCGATCCTCAACCCCAAGGGCACCATCTACTCGGCCAAGCGGTTCATCGGCCGGCACTACGACGAGATCTCCGACGAGGCCAAAGCGGTGGCGTACGACGTCGTCGAGGGCGACGGCGGGGCGGCCCGCTTCAAGGTGCGCGACAAGCTGTACGCGCCTGAGGAGATCAGCGCACAGGTGCTGCGCAAACTCGCCGACGACGCCTCCAAGCAGCTGGGGGAGCGGGTCACGGAGGCAGTCATCACGGTGCCCGCCTACTTCAACGACGCTCAGCGCACCGCCACCAAGGACGCCGGACGGATCGCGGGACTGGAGGTGCTGCGGATCATCAACGAGCCGACGGCGGCCGCCCTCGCGTACGGCATGGACAAGAAGGAGCACGAGACTGTCCTCGTCTTCGACCTGGGCGGCGGCACCTTCGACGTGAGCATTCTCGACGTCGGCGACGGCGTGGTGGAGGTGCGCTCCACCGCTGGCGACAGCCACCTGGGTGGTGACGACTTCGACCGGCGTCTGGTGGATTACCTCGCGGACGACTTCCAGAAGGAGAACGGCATCGACCTGCGCCAGGACCCGCAGGCGCTGCAACGACTGTTCGAGGCGGCGGAGAAGGCCAAGACCGAGCTCAGTTCGGTGACCCAGACGCAGGTCAGCCTGCCGTTCATCACCGCCGACGCCTCAGGCCCCAAGCACCTCACGGACTCGATCATGCGGTCCACGTTCGAGCAGATCACCGGCGACCTGGTGGAGCGCTGCCTGGGACCGGTCCAGCAGGCAATGGCCGACGCCAAGGTCGGCGAGAGCGACATCGACGAGGTCATCCTCGTAGGCGGCTCCACACGTATCCCTGCGGTCCAGGCCCTGGTCCGTCGGCTGACCGGCGGCAAGGAACCCAACATGAGCGTCAACCCCGATGAGGTCGTGGCCCTGGGCGCCGCGATCCAGGCCGGGGTGCTCAAGGGCGAGGTCAAGGACGTCCTGCTGCTCGACGTCACACCCCTGTCCCTGGGCGTGGAGACGCGCGGCGGAGTGATGACGAAGATCATCGAGCGGAACACCACCATCCCGGTGCGCCGCAGCGAGACCTTCTCCACCGCCGAGGACAACCAGCCGGCCGTCGATGTGGTGGTCCTCCAGGGCGAGCGCGAGCTGGCCGCCGACAACCGGGTGCTCGGCCGGTTCCAGCTCACCGACATCCGGCCGGCGCCGCGGGGCGAACCGCAGATCGAGGTCACCTTCGACATCGACGCCAACGGCATCCTCAACGTCAAGGCCCGCGACCGGGACACCGGCAAGGAACAGGGCATCACCATCAGCGAGAGCTCCAACCTGGACCGCAGTGAGGTCGAACGCATGGTCCAGGAGGCCGAGCGCAACCAGGGCCAGGACCAGGCACTCCGCGAGGCCGTCGACGCCCGCAACGAGCTCGACGCCGTCGCATACCAGGTCGACAAGCGCCTCGCCGAACTGGGCGACGCAGCGCCCGCACACGAGAAGGCGCGCGCCGAGATGCTCGTGTCCGACGCCCGAGCGGCGGTCAAGGAAGAGGCGGGCGTGGAGCGCGTACGGCCCCTGACCTCCGAACTCCAGCAGGTGCTAGCCGGGCTGACGGCCCATCAGGGCGCCGCCACCACGGACGGCCCCGGCCAGGACGCCGCCACCAGCCGTCCCACGAGCGGCGGTGACGGTGGCGACGATGTCATCGACGCCGAATTCGACAAGGACTGA
- a CDS encoding general stress protein produces MHTVRKDWAMTEQPCRPVAAYETYQEAERAVDHLSDLGFPVPRVAIFGTDVRLVEQGIGRMNYAAAVLHGAASGHLPGALIAWLSGLVDWLDHVISALLLALYGLIFGAAVGALFGMPAHALQGVRRDFASFRSMQPSKYKVVVHEAVGDGAVRLIGGLRTTGGGPIRT; encoded by the coding sequence GTGCACACAGTCAGGAAGGACTGGGCGATGACCGAGCAGCCTTGTAGGCCGGTTGCCGCGTACGAGACGTACCAGGAAGCCGAACGCGCAGTCGACCACCTTTCGGACCTGGGGTTTCCCGTGCCGAGGGTGGCCATCTTCGGCACGGACGTCCGCCTCGTCGAGCAGGGCATCGGCCGCATGAACTACGCCGCGGCCGTCCTGCACGGAGCGGCGAGCGGGCACCTTCCCGGTGCGCTGATCGCCTGGCTCTCCGGCCTGGTCGACTGGCTCGACCACGTCATCTCCGCCCTGCTCCTCGCCCTGTACGGGCTGATCTTCGGAGCAGCTGTCGGCGCGCTGTTCGGCATGCCGGCGCACGCCCTGCAGGGCGTGCGCCGGGATTTCGCCTCGTTCCGCTCGATGCAGCCCAGCAAGTACAAGGTCGTCGTGCACGAGGCGGTCGGTGACGGGGCCGTACGGCTGATCGGCGGGCTGCGGACCACCGGCGGAGGTCCCATCCGTACCTGA
- a CDS encoding MFS transporter, whose translation MAFTVLMAFGTAPTPLWPLYEARDHFGATTVTVAYASMVVGAAAAFLGLGHLSDRLGRRRVIVPALLVGIVASVVLIAWQDLPGLIAGRILNGVGLGLMASTATTYLHDLHHEARPERTGSVLPGIVATAANLGGLASGPLVAGAAAEWLPAPLITAQAIFTLAMAVCLALVLSTPETVDLELPAAEPPSRFVLRPGGGRTFGAAGALGAFAFAILGLISSLGASVLHGTLHTDSHLVVGLSAFLMFGSAAAAQLVLGRLPLPRVLTVGAVVFPVGLVLCAVALYHPALWLYLVAVSLSGAGSGLLFKGGVERAVSVAEPASRAGVLAVFFVVAYLGMGLPSVLFSIALRHFAVQTAMIGFAVVLSCGAVVSVAVALRDRAPGPGALSAQSARPS comes from the coding sequence GTGGCCTTCACCGTGCTTATGGCCTTCGGTACCGCGCCGACCCCGCTGTGGCCGCTGTACGAGGCCCGGGACCACTTCGGCGCGACCACGGTCACGGTGGCGTACGCCTCGATGGTCGTGGGCGCAGCGGCCGCCTTCCTCGGACTGGGACACCTGTCGGACCGGCTCGGCCGACGGCGCGTCATCGTCCCTGCGCTGCTGGTTGGCATCGTCGCGTCAGTCGTACTGATCGCGTGGCAGGACCTGCCGGGGCTGATCGCGGGCAGGATCCTGAACGGTGTCGGACTGGGGTTGATGGCCTCGACCGCGACGACGTACCTGCACGACCTCCACCACGAGGCCCGTCCGGAACGGACGGGTTCGGTGCTGCCCGGCATCGTGGCCACCGCCGCCAACCTCGGCGGCCTGGCCTCAGGGCCCCTGGTCGCCGGAGCCGCCGCCGAGTGGCTTCCCGCGCCCCTGATCACCGCCCAGGCGATCTTCACGCTCGCCATGGCAGTGTGCCTGGCGCTGGTGCTGTCCACCCCGGAGACCGTGGACCTGGAGCTGCCCGCGGCCGAACCGCCCAGCAGGTTCGTCCTGCGCCCCGGCGGCGGGCGGACGTTCGGCGCGGCCGGCGCGCTGGGCGCCTTCGCCTTCGCGATCCTCGGCCTGATCTCCTCCCTCGGGGCGAGCGTGCTCCATGGCACCCTGCACACCGACTCGCACCTCGTGGTCGGCCTGTCGGCCTTCCTCATGTTCGGTTCCGCGGCGGCCGCCCAGCTGGTGCTCGGCCGCCTCCCACTGCCCCGGGTCCTGACCGTGGGGGCGGTGGTATTCCCGGTCGGCCTGGTCCTGTGCGCCGTCGCCCTCTACCACCCGGCGCTCTGGCTCTACCTGGTCGCCGTGTCCCTGTCGGGAGCCGGCTCCGGGCTGCTGTTCAAGGGAGGCGTCGAACGTGCCGTTTCAGTGGCCGAGCCCGCCTCACGCGCGGGGGTCCTCGCCGTGTTCTTCGTCGTCGCGTACCTGGGCATGGGCCTGCCCTCCGTCCTGTTCAGCATCGCCCTGCGGCATTTCGCCGTGCAGACCGCGATGATCGGCTTCGCGGTGGTCCTCTCCTGCGGCGCCGTTGTGTCGGTCGCCGTCGCGTTGCGCGACCGCGCACCCGGTCCCGGCGCGCTCTCGGCGCAGTCCGCTCGCCCCTCCTGA